Sequence from the Sardina pilchardus chromosome 15, fSarPil1.1, whole genome shotgun sequence genome:
CCACCCGTTCTGACATcttcacacagatgatgtcTACCAGGCGTTCAAATACCTGGCGGACATTTATGTTCTCTTTGGCACTGGTTTCATAATACTCAAAACCTGCAGACAATGAGAGTGGACACATTAATTCTGCTAATAGTAGTAGTCAGTAGCCACTGTTCATCAATTAGTATTGAACACAGTGTAACACAATGTGATGCTTTCACcttacttgacttgacttgaaaccACAATGACTTATGTTTCTGACATTACCATCCTGAACGCCTGATAATGCACAATGTTGTGACATAATCCTTGTTGGTTTTAGACTTAATAGGTACCCCCTTGGTTACAAATGGGTACCCAGTATGTTGAAAATGGTCAATAGGAGAATTACTACTTGTCGTGATAAGTTAAAGTAACATTAAATTAGCCCTTCACTTAATGGTACTAATTCACATTATGGTACTAAAATGGTAAACTTGTTATCACTCAAGAAACATACCGAGTTGGTCAGCTAAGTGTCTGCCCTTTTCTGGTGGCACCACTCTCTCGTCATCCATATCACACTTGTTGCCAACAAGAATCACTTGAGCATTATCCCATGAATATGTCTTAATTTGAGTAGCCCTGGGTAAAAAACAGAGTGACAGGTTATATCAACATATAAATCATCCTATCTGCTTACACAATAATAAAAATGAAGTATAAAAAGGCAGCGGTTTTGTAATCATGTTTTAGACATGAAAAGTCTTAATAGCCTAATCTTAAATTCTAGGGAAAAAATAGTGTCCTAACAGCCTCTCTCTGCACTGGAAATTGTACTGAATATTTTTGAAAAGTTTCAATCTGGTTTCCAAAAATATAAAAATCACAAAAtatctggctatcaccatactaagatcaatctttattgaacattagtatgagAAGTCTGCgatttgtttctactgcacgagaggcgtgcttgaatttccccttagggatcaataaagtatctatctatctatctatctatctatctatctatctctctaggagaaggggggggactgtcgagctctattggcatcgctcaaatcatgactccatacgcttggataatccttcaaccaatcagaccaatgatccggtgcatcttttggataagctagtttgtgattggagccaaaggttctggcagggaacagagattgatgtgcaggtttccagcctgaccTGCCGGTCCGAAATCCagattcgccggcaggtcaggcagggttcacccagcctagtttTATCTAGAAATCAGACCAAGGTATCTGTTTTATGGCCATTCTGTTTAAATCGCATGGCTCAATCAAGTTTTTTACTTTTCTAAATTTGAATGTACATCATCATATCTTGGTTCTAGAGATACACAATACAATAAATCAAGACATCTGAGGAGGTAGATAGGGCAAAGTCTGAAATTGCATTTAAATAAGCAATACGTACGTTTTTTGTATTGCCCATGAACATTCATTCAACAAATCTATCCACTAGAATGATATGTTTAGGCTACTTTTCTGTAAAATAATGAATGTTCCTTTACAGCTTCAAATGTTTTGCAGTAATATCCAGTGGAAAGTAAAACACGGATACAGCACACTCACCAGTCTTGCACTGCATTAAAGGACTCTTCGTTAGTGATGTCGTACATGAGGATGAAGCCCATAGCTCCCCTGTAGTAAGCTGTGGTGATCGTTCTGTACCGCTCCTGGCCGGCTGTGTCCTGtagtaacacaaacacaagtggaTTCCCATTACGGTGGGAGAGGAGGGTTAATATGTAATGTCACTAATGAGCCATGACAGCACGGCTTGATGTTGGCGAACAATGAAAATACCTAATATTCTGGGCTGGCCGTCTCTCTCAGCAGCAAAGAATGGCAGAACAGAAAGAATACCAAAATCCAGCCCAATTAGACCGGAACCAGCCAGATGAACGGCAAACAGATTTCAATTGTTGAAGGTGTGAGTTCACACCATCATCAAGAATGGTAAAGAATACATGAATCCTTCCACACTCTGTCATGGTAAACATTATCACAGAGCTGAGTGAAGCTGACAGCTCCCCACACTGCCATCAGATGGAACAGGGAGGATGAGCATGTGTGACAATGCATGCCTTCACTGCCGGTGTCATCAATTTACCCGTGACTATCAGGGACTTCTCACATTCTTGCCCTTTTTATCACACTTGTCTAAGAATCTGAAACTGTTGTTTGATGCCTGATACATGGCAAACAACATTTCTCAAATGCAATGCATACGAAATGTTATGCCTTTTCAGTAGCTGTGGCAAAATGAAGTGCTTCAAGCTGCAGTCCTGTTCTGTTACATGTTATAACCAATGGATATTTAGACCTGTTTGCCCTCTTTCAATTGAGCTCAGAATCTACCTTTGCGTGTGTCATATTAGTTtgaataaatagcctacaacataCCATTAACTTGTTTTATTCAGTCACAGATCCCCTCAGAGCATGTAACAACAGATTCTCATTGTCAAAACAGACTCtgttagtagcctactgtaaatcatgtgcatgtagcctacatgttacaCACCATAATGAGTATCCATTTAAGGTTGACCAATCAACACTGTTTACAGCACTGATTACAGATTATAAGCAAAAAAGGCAATTTATTCCAGTAGCCTGTGTGGCACAGGTCTCACCCCTGGCCCTTGTGTGCATGAGAAATGCACAGCTCCTTTGGCCTCTGGGTGCCACTCTAATTGGTTCAGAGCATTGCTTTGCCAAGGAGCAGCGAGAAGTGTTGCTTCCATGACAACCACTGCTGTCGATGATGCAAGCAGCAGAAGAAGCTCCATCCCTCCTTTGCTGAGGAAAATGGCTCTGCTGCAGCGCCAGGCAGACATCAAGTCTCATCAGCTCTGTGGCTTTATTGTGTTGAAATCTTGACAGCTTCATAGTGATAACAAAATTGTATAAATCCTTGTTTCTGGCAAATACGTGCGAGGTAGTCTATGTCTGGCAACCTTCTATAAATCATGATAGCCTGAGACCTAGACTTGCACATCAAATGCAAGTTCACCACACAGATGGAAAAAACTTACCCAGATCTGAAGCTTCACCCTTTTGTCGTTTCTGTAAACGGTTTTCACCTTAAAATCAATACCCACAGTGCTAACGAAGGAGTTGTTGAATGTGTCATCGGCGTATCTGAACAGAAAACTGGTTTTCCCAACACTACTATTGCCAATGATGAGCAGTTTGAACATGTAGTCAAAGTTCTGATCCGATCCATCTCTCTGCCCAAAGCGTTGGTCTGCCTTCGCCATCTGTGGGCAGATTCTCCGTTAGTCTTGGAATTTGGTTAATTGCTCCAGAAGCAATTATGAGAACAGCACACAACCCATCCATAGGCTAGACAATGCAGTCTAGATAGTCTATCTGTGGACAATGAGTAGCCTAAGCTAACCTAATCTATTTCACTCAATTATAGATGCACGAATCATGTCGTGGACATATGTAACCAGAACACATTTGCGTCAGAGCTCTCGAATCGATTAAACAGATTGGACCACAGGTGCGTTTTTAGAGCAAACATGGGCAAGCCCACGACCAATAAGATAACATCCTGACTCATAACAGTTTAACACTAATCCATTCGACTGTGACCATAAATTGAATAGTGGGACTTATATTTGAAGGCAAATGGCGTTGACCAAGATATTTACCATGGGAAATAATTACGCACACATAGACTTAGGTTCTCTGTGGTAGAAGGTGCTCGACTGCGCAAGAAATTCATATTTTGCACTATAGCCTATAGAAAAAATGTTTACGTATATTTAGCAGTCCTTACCTTTTGCTGAACAGATAGCTTCCCTTTTCAAAGGTGGGCGTACAACAGGCGCGACCGAGATGCAGGCTACCTGATGTTGCGTTTCCACCGGCTTCTCCCCTTTCCTTTGctgtctacagtatgttatcGTTTGTTTCAGTCGCCTTCCGGTATCTTCTCTGTGCGCCTGGTCTGATTCAATCTTTATCAATTGCAATTAACCGTGCTATTTATGGAGCGTGTACAGCTGATTTTGTGAGCATTTACACGGTCACTGTGTTGAAGATTTAGATCCAGTACGCTGACACTTTATTGGCATGAGGTGGAGCTAACAGAGGACATAATGCAAAATATTCACAATTACCCTCatgaaataaatatgaaataaatCTGACACCTTTTTCAATTATAATAACGAATTATGACACCATGAAACATCAAAACACCGTAAGAAGGCAAACATCAGGCATCTGGCCTAATTTGCTCGAAGGAATCAGAATCATTCTCATTATATTCATATAAGTTGATATTTCTATGATATTTAGGTTAGGTTGTCTCAACAAGGTTTACCAAATTTACCTTTGAAACTAAATTCAGATTGATAtcataatatacagtatctgtgcacTTCCAAGTGCATCAAACTCTGATTGCCCTCCTTTTGTTCACAAGGTAACTTTATAACCATTGAACACCGTGTTTTGCACAACAGTTGGAACAAAGATGGGATTTGACACTGACATAGATACACAACAGCTGGAGGAATGGCATGAGCAACACTAACAATAGCATGTTCAGCTTCTGAGGGTACTGATGACCATTGGACAGTTCTTCTTAAGGGGTTCTGCAAAATGGTCCTGCAATACATTTCACACAAATGTACTAGTGTATGAAATTTGTCCTGCTATCCATCTACATATAACCATTTTCTCTTGAAATATTTCTGAACAAAGTTAGCACTGTTGAGACTGGCTTGTCCAGTATATTCGAAAGCCCAAGATGACACCCAACAGGCCTACGCTGTCTTGTTTTGCCCAAAAGATAATCAGTTTACCATCACAGAGTTAAGAAACCAGAAAATAGTAACATTTCAGAGGAAGGATAGAATTTGAGAAATCTGActtacaataaaaaataaaaatccatcAGCCAATTATCAAAATAGTTGGGGATTCATTTAATAATCCGTAATCAGTTACCAGTTGCTGGGCAACTGATGTGATTCTGGTGAATTAGTTTCAGTGTTGTCTTCCAAATGACATTGaatccataagtgtgtgtgacttttctTGGAGAGTTCGTTCACAGCCGTATACTTTCAGAAAAAAGTGTTATATTTTAATTTAATATTGCAATCTGTACATAACCGATTAGAGGAGAGACTATGGGGGAATGGTGATGAGAACAACCCTATAGTCTTTGAACTGTTGTTTTACAATAAGTCAAGCAATATTTTATCATCAACCTCTTCAGTGAGACTGAAGGTAGGCTATTACATTGTTCATCACTCACTCATCCAACGTTCACTCTTCATTCTCCCTTAGTGGTAATCAGGGCCACTGTGCAAATATTGTCCATTCCAGTCTAGGATGCTAGGCCGATGCCACTTTGCTCCAGCTCAGCAATCATAGACATGTGCTTGAAATCAGCTGGTTTGTGGTTGAAGGTCTCCACCAACTGGAAGGTCGCATGCCGCTCAGTACCATAAAATACCTGTACTTGATTGGCCAAGCACTGGGCTTGGTGGACGTTCTGAAAAGACAATGCAATCAGTTTAATGTTTGAGCGGATTTACTaatacttttttatttattttttaaactgcATCGGAGACGATTGATAAACTTAAAGGGATGTTCCGCcattttttggaaataagctaattttccacctcccctcgagcaaaacaattgatatttacccttttcccgttcatccagccattctgtgagtctggcgatacaacttttagcttcagcctagcatagatcattgaatcggattagaccagtagcatctcgcctgctagcatcatgtttaaaagtgactaagatttccggtcattttcccatttaaaatgtgtctcttctcaagttagaaaatgaaactgaaacaaaactgaaaatgaaacctgccgtttttctaggctgatttgacatggaactacactctcatttggcgtaataatcaaggcaggTTGCAAATGTACCATCGCAGTGATATcaggcactactactgcttgttgtctatggggactatctTCAGATGCtacaagttgccttgattattactccagatgagagtgtagttccatgtcaaatcagcctagaaaatcgctaggtttcattttcagttggtattattgcactttctaacttgagaagagacacgttttaaatgggaaagttactggaaatcttagtcacttttaaacatgatgctagcaggcgagatgctactggtctactccgtttcaatgatctatgctaggctgaagctaaaagttgtatcgccagactcacagaatggctggatgaacgggaaaaaggtaaatatcaattgttttgctcgaggggaggtgaaaaatgagcttatttccaaaaatggcggaatatccctttaagtatttCTGACTGCAACTAGTAGTAGgcatactatactgtacatcacaactATAGTCCTGGGCAAGGAGCAAATCACCATCAATATGTTCAACAAAGAGAtcaagtaaaaaaagaaaaaaggaaaaagtagAACTTGTTCAATTAAGACCTTGTGTGGAAAGCAGAATTTAAAATGACTTACAATGAATCTCTCGTCCATCTCTGCAGTCATGAGTACAACACCCTTGTCCTTCAGCAGTTCTGCGTAATGGTAGAGGATCAGCTGACTTGGAGCACTCTCGCCTGAAGTCTGACAGAGACAAATCAAGTCTAAGTTCAGTTTGAACCGTGTAGTCAGTGACTGAGATATGGCCTCTTCAGATGGTGAGGGACATGAGACTTACCTGCACATTAATGAGAGAGGTGAAATGAAGCTCATGACCAGCCCACTGGCCCACAAAGAACTCGTACCCTTCTTTCTGTGGTAGAGCATACAGGAACtacagacaaaaaagaaaaaaaaaggtcactGTAGCTTAAGAATTCTGTAAATGTTAGTAAACTATATCTACAAATATATGAAACTTTTCAGTAAAAGTCTTCCACATCTAACGCTAGCAAATAGTCACTGTAGTTTAGTCATTCTGTGAATGTTAGTAAGATCGATTGACATGACTACACCACCCTAAGCATTGCATCACGGTTCATCACAGAGGCAACGTCCCAATAATCTTGCAAATGGATGAAATGTATAAACTATATCTGCAAATATGACACATTTCAGTAAAGTCT
This genomic interval carries:
- the rab3b gene encoding ras-related protein Rab-3B, which produces MAKADQRFGQRDGSDQNFDYMFKLLIIGNSSVGKTSFLFRYADDTFNNSFVSTVGIDFKVKTVYRNDKRVKLQIWDTAGQERYRTITTAYYRGAMGFILMYDITNEESFNAVQDWATQIKTYSWDNAQVILVGNKCDMDDERVVPPEKGRHLADQLGFEYYETSAKENINVRQVFERLVDIICVKMSERVDTDPAIVTGTKNTRLTDKPPQLPQNCC